A genomic window from Gymnodinialimonas ceratoperidinii includes:
- a CDS encoding 2-oxoglutarate dehydrogenase E1 component yields MNDQSPNDQLHASSFMQGHNAAYLEQLYAQYAKDPAAVDAAWADFFAQLGDAEDAEAPASGPSWARADWPPMPGDDLTAALTGEYPVAAEGKEAGKKIKEKAEAKGVELTDDQVQRAVLDSIRALMIIRAYRIRGHLVADLDPLGMRDQTPHPELDPASYGFDESDMDRPIFIDNVLGLEMASMRQIIEIVRRTYCGTFALQYMHISDPEQSAWLKERIEGYGKEIHFTKEGRKAILNKMVEAEGFEKFLHVKYMGTKRFGLDGGESLIPAMEQIIKRGGQLGIEEIIVGMPHRGRLSVLANVMAKPYRAIFNEFQGGSFKPEDVDGSGDVKYHLGASSDREFDGNTVHLSLTANPSHLEAVNPVVLGKVRAKQDQKKDTERTKVMGVLLHGDAAFAGQGVVAEGFGLSGLRGHRTGGTLHIVVNNQIGFTTAPHFSRSSPYPTDIALMVEAPIFHVNGDDPEAVVHAARVATEFRQKFHKDVVIDIFCYRRFGHNEGDEPMFTNPIMYKKIKAQKTTLQLYTERLVKDGLIPEGEIEDMKATFQNYLSDEFDAGKDYKPNKADWLDGRWSHLDREKGEYDRGTTAIAPETFAEVGRALSTAPEGVALHKTVGRLLDAKAKMFETGKGFDWATGEALAFGSLMTEGYPVRLSGQDSTRGTFSQRHSGLIDQNTEERYYPLNHIREGQAHYEVIDSMLSEYAVLGFEYGYSLAEPNALTLWEAQFGDFANGAQIMFDQFISSGESKWLRMSGLVCLLPHGYEGQGPEHSSARLERFLQMCGQDNWIIANCTTPANYFHILRRQIHRDFRKPLVLMTPKSLLRHKLAVSEAEDFTTGSSFHRVLWDDAQKGNSDTELKPDNKIKQVVMCSGKVYFDLLEERDKRGIDDIYLLRLEQFYPFPALALTKELERFKKAKIVWCQEEPKNQGAWSFIEPNLEWVLTRIGADTTRPRYAGRSASASPATGLASAHKSQQAALVDSALTIEG; encoded by the coding sequence ATGAATGACCAATCCCCCAACGACCAGCTTCACGCCTCAAGCTTCATGCAGGGGCACAACGCGGCCTATCTGGAGCAGCTCTACGCCCAGTACGCCAAGGACCCTGCCGCCGTGGACGCGGCATGGGCCGATTTCTTCGCGCAGCTCGGTGATGCCGAGGATGCCGAAGCGCCCGCCTCTGGCCCTTCGTGGGCGCGCGCCGACTGGCCGCCGATGCCGGGCGATGACCTCACCGCCGCCCTGACCGGAGAATATCCCGTCGCGGCCGAGGGCAAGGAAGCGGGCAAGAAGATCAAGGAGAAGGCCGAAGCCAAGGGCGTCGAGCTGACCGACGATCAGGTCCAGCGCGCCGTGCTCGACTCGATCCGCGCGCTGATGATCATCCGCGCCTACCGTATCCGCGGCCACCTCGTGGCCGACCTCGACCCGCTCGGCATGCGCGACCAGACCCCGCACCCCGAGCTCGACCCCGCCTCCTACGGGTTCGACGAATCCGACATGGATCGCCCGATCTTCATCGACAATGTCCTCGGGCTTGAAATGGCCTCGATGCGCCAGATCATCGAGATCGTGCGCCGCACCTACTGCGGCACCTTCGCGCTGCAATACATGCACATCTCCGACCCCGAGCAATCCGCCTGGCTGAAGGAGCGGATCGAGGGCTACGGCAAGGAAATCCACTTCACCAAGGAGGGCCGTAAGGCGATCCTCAACAAGATGGTGGAGGCCGAGGGCTTCGAGAAATTCCTCCACGTCAAATACATGGGCACCAAGCGCTTCGGGTTGGATGGCGGCGAAAGCCTGATCCCGGCGATGGAGCAGATCATCAAGCGCGGCGGCCAGCTCGGCATCGAAGAGATCATCGTCGGCATGCCCCACCGTGGCCGCCTCTCGGTGCTCGCCAACGTGATGGCGAAGCCCTATCGCGCGATCTTCAACGAATTTCAGGGCGGGTCGTTCAAGCCCGAGGATGTCGACGGCTCCGGCGACGTGAAATATCACCTCGGCGCCTCCAGCGACCGCGAGTTCGACGGCAATACCGTGCACCTCTCGCTGACGGCCAACCCCTCGCACCTCGAAGCGGTGAACCCCGTGGTTCTCGGCAAGGTCCGCGCCAAGCAGGACCAGAAGAAGGACACCGAGCGCACCAAGGTCATGGGCGTGCTTTTGCACGGCGACGCGGCCTTCGCGGGCCAAGGCGTCGTGGCCGAGGGCTTCGGCCTATCGGGCCTGCGCGGGCATCGCACCGGCGGCACGCTGCACATCGTAGTGAACAACCAGATCGGCTTCACCACCGCGCCGCATTTCTCGCGCTCCTCGCCCTATCCCACGGACATTGCCCTGATGGTCGAAGCGCCGATCTTCCACGTCAACGGCGACGATCCCGAAGCCGTGGTCCACGCCGCCCGCGTGGCCACCGAATTCCGCCAGAAGTTCCACAAGGACGTGGTGATCGATATCTTCTGCTACCGCCGGTTCGGGCACAACGAGGGCGATGAGCCCATGTTCACGAACCCGATCATGTATAAGAAGATCAAGGCGCAGAAGACCACGCTGCAACTCTATACCGAACGTCTCGTGAAGGACGGTCTCATCCCCGAGGGCGAGATCGAGGACATGAAGGCCACCTTCCAGAACTACCTCAGCGACGAGTTCGATGCCGGCAAGGACTACAAGCCCAACAAGGCCGATTGGCTCGACGGGCGCTGGTCGCATCTGGATCGCGAGAAGGGCGAATACGACCGCGGCACCACCGCGATCGCGCCCGAGACCTTCGCCGAGGTCGGCCGCGCGCTGTCCACCGCGCCCGAGGGGGTGGCCCTGCACAAGACCGTCGGCCGCTTGCTCGATGCCAAGGCCAAGATGTTCGAGACCGGCAAGGGCTTCGACTGGGCCACCGGTGAGGCACTGGCCTTCGGCTCGTTGATGACCGAGGGCTACCCCGTCCGCCTCTCCGGTCAGGACAGCACGCGCGGCACCTTCAGCCAGCGCCACTCGGGCCTGATCGATCAGAATACCGAAGAACGCTACTACCCGCTGAACCACATCCGTGAGGGGCAGGCGCACTACGAGGTCATCGACTCGATGCTCTCGGAATACGCGGTGCTCGGGTTCGAATACGGCTACTCGCTGGCCGAACCCAACGCACTGACGCTCTGGGAGGCTCAGTTCGGCGATTTCGCCAACGGCGCGCAGATCATGTTCGACCAGTTCATCTCTTCGGGTGAATCGAAATGGCTGCGGATGTCCGGCCTCGTCTGCCTGCTGCCCCATGGCTACGAGGGGCAGGGGCCCGAGCACTCCTCCGCCCGGCTGGAGCGGTTCCTGCAGATGTGCGGTCAGGACAACTGGATCATCGCCAATTGCACCACGCCCGCGAACTACTTCCACATCCTGCGCCGCCAAATCCACCGCGACTTCCGCAAGCCGCTGGTGCTGATGACGCCGAAATCCCTGCTGCGCCACAAGCTGGCGGTTTCCGAGGCCGAGGATTTCACCACCGGCTCCAGCTTCCACCGGGTGCTGTGGGATGACGCGCAAAAGGGCAATTCGGACACCGAGCTGAAGCCCGACAACAAGATCAAGCAGGTCGTGATGTGCTCCGGTAAGGTCTACTTCGACCTGCTGGAAGAGCGCGACAAGCGGGGCATCGACGACATCTACCTGCTGCGGCTGGAGCAGTTCTATCCGTTCCCGGCGCTGGCGCTGACCAAGGAACTGGAGCGCTTCAAGAAAGCGAAGATCGTCTGGTGTCAGGAAGAACCCAAGAACCAGGGCGCGTGGTCGTTCATCGAGCCGAACC